A window of the Bufo gargarizans isolate SCDJY-AF-19 chromosome 1, ASM1485885v1, whole genome shotgun sequence genome harbors these coding sequences:
- the LOC122924292 gene encoding vomeronasal type-2 receptor 26-like — MFISHRDTPIVKANNRNLSYLLLVSIILSFLSVFFFLGRPNDVTCRLRETSFGIFFSIAVSSLLAKTVMVCVAFKSTKPGSPWRKWLSVKLPYAIVSLCSSFQAVICIIWLSISPPFQDLDTDSYPGKIIIQCNEGSDIWFYSMLAYLGLLAAVSLVLAFMVRTLPDSFNEAKYITFSMLVFCSVWISMIPAYLSTRGKNMVAVEIFAVMASSAGLLGCVFFPKCFIILFKSEMNRKADLLGTRKN, encoded by the coding sequence ATGTTCATTTCCCATCGAGACACTCCTATTGTTAAAGCCAATAACCGGAACCTGAGTTATCTCCTCCTGGTCTCCATCATCCTCAGCTTcctctctgtcttcttctttctGGGTCGTCCCAATGATGTGACTTGTAGATTACGTGAAACCAGTTTTGGAATCTTCTTCTCAATAGCCGTCTCTTCACTTCTCGCCAAGACTGTCATGGTTTGTGTTGCTTTTAAGTCCACCAAGCCTGGAAGCCCTTGGAGAAAATGGCTTAGTGTGAAACTACCATATGCCATAGTGTCATTGTGTTCATCCTTTCAAGCTGTAATCTGTATTATCTGGCTGTCTATTTCTCCTCCATTCCAGGACCTGGACACTGACTCTTATCCTGGGAAGATCATCATTCAGTGTAATGAAGGCTCAGATATCTGGTTCTACTCCATGTTGGCTTATCTGGGGCTCCTGGCAGCTGTGAGCCTTGTTCTGGCTTTTATGGTGAGGACATTACCGGACAGTTTTAATGAGGCCAAGTAcatcaccttcagcatgctggtgTTCTGCAGCGTCTGGATCTCTATGATCCCGGCTTATCTGAGCACCAGGGGAAAGAACATGGTGGCTGTGGAGATATTTGCAGTAATGGCTTCCAGTGCTGGACTTTTAGGTTGTGTGTTTTTCCCAAAATGTTTTATAATTTTGTTTAAATCTGAAATGAACAGAAAAGCTGACCTGCTGGGGACAAGAAAGAACTGA